In Blautia wexlerae DSM 19850, a single window of DNA contains:
- a CDS encoding gamma-glutamylcyclotransferase family protein, with translation MDLDQMAYRCPKAEVVEIVRLEGYRLTFAAAGSGLATIFPEEGSHVDGVLWSLTGDCEKSLDLYEGYPDFYDKQEITVKNKDGREIKAIVYIMTKDYMQNFNPPGRSYLTGILKGCRQNQIPTEPILKAARKPPVPGKTQKSQPKKQRKAGQER, from the coding sequence ATGGATCTGGACCAGATGGCATATCGGTGCCCAAAGGCGGAGGTGGTAGAAATCGTCCGCCTGGAGGGGTATCGGCTGACCTTTGCAGCCGCAGGAAGCGGCCTTGCCACCATCTTCCCGGAAGAGGGAAGCCATGTGGACGGCGTCCTCTGGTCACTGACCGGGGACTGTGAAAAGAGCCTGGATCTTTATGAAGGCTATCCTGATTTTTACGACAAGCAGGAGATCACTGTCAAGAACAAAGATGGAAGAGAGATCAAAGCCATTGTCTATATCATGACAAAAGATTACATGCAGAACTTTAATCCGCCCGGACGGTCGTACCTGACTGGGATCTTAAAGGGCTGCAGACAGAACCAAATCCCGACAGAGCCGATCCTGAAAGCAGCAAGGAAACCGCCTGTGCCGGGAAAGACGCAGAAGAGTCAGCCAAAGAAGCAGAGAAAAGCCGGACAGGAACGATGA
- a CDS encoding DNA-methyltransferase: protein MGNTLKLEDLLKPDCVPDESAGGENWRILHGDTLKLVKGFQPGIFDAVITDPPYASGGTKQNERNRTTNQKYSSMKAENALPDFDGDNKDQRSWTHWMAEWLYDVRKACKRGAPICLFIDWRQYPSITDALQWAGWIWRGTAVWDKGNSRPQKGRFRQQAEYIVWGSNGPMPINRPVSCLPGVFRYGNPQNRIHVTEKPLQLMKDVIQICEPGGLILDPFAGAGTTILAAAESGFQAVGIEVTDAYYKLGSDRVRIALEAGEEAENKEPQ from the coding sequence ATGGGAAATACCCTGAAACTTGAAGATCTTTTAAAACCGGACTGTGTGCCGGATGAGTCTGCCGGAGGGGAGAACTGGCGTATCCTGCATGGAGATACCTTAAAACTGGTCAAAGGATTCCAGCCGGGGATCTTTGATGCAGTTATAACCGATCCGCCCTATGCGTCCGGGGGAACCAAGCAGAACGAACGCAACCGAACTACCAACCAGAAGTACAGCAGCATGAAAGCAGAAAATGCCCTGCCGGATTTTGATGGGGATAATAAAGACCAGCGTTCCTGGACCCACTGGATGGCAGAATGGCTGTACGATGTGCGGAAAGCCTGCAAGAGAGGGGCTCCGATCTGCCTCTTTATTGACTGGAGACAGTACCCGTCCATCACCGATGCCCTCCAGTGGGCAGGGTGGATCTGGAGAGGGACTGCCGTCTGGGACAAGGGGAACTCCCGTCCGCAGAAAGGCAGATTCCGCCAGCAGGCAGAATATATTGTATGGGGAAGCAACGGACCGATGCCGATCAACCGCCCGGTGTCCTGCCTTCCGGGTGTGTTCCGTTATGGGAATCCCCAGAACCGCATCCATGTGACAGAAAAGCCGCTCCAGCTGATGAAGGATGTCATCCAGATCTGTGAGCCGGGCGGCCTGATCTTAGACCCGTTTGCCGGAGCTGGTACTACCATCCTTGCGGCGGCAGAGTCGGGGTTTCAGGCAGTCGGCATTGAAGTGACCGATGCGTATTATAAGCTGGGAAGCGACCGTGTCCGCATTGCACTGGAAGCTGGGGAAGAAGCGGAAAACAAAGAACCACAGTAG
- a CDS encoding DUF3789 domain-containing protein, translating into MLGFILGTMTGGVMGVFAMCLFIAGKREDEALERCRMKPKEIIDHGVCICFVNSQGEELFRLADGESLVQNAPNGERNVSTCHYLDADSAMIDGKKWNLLEFAKEMEKRGIMFAPMELCQVSERG; encoded by the coding sequence ATGTTGGGATTTATACTTGGCACAATGACCGGAGGAGTAATGGGCGTTTTTGCAATGTGTCTTTTCATAGCTGGAAAACGTGAGGATGAGGCACTGGAGCGGTGCCGGATGAAACCAAAGGAGATCATTGACCACGGCGTGTGCATCTGTTTTGTAAACAGCCAGGGAGAGGAACTGTTCCGTCTGGCAGACGGGGAAAGCCTTGTGCAGAATGCCCCAAATGGAGAGCGGAACGTATCCACCTGCCACTATCTGGATGCCGATTCTGCTATGATTGATGGGAAAAAATGGAACCTCCTGGAATTCGCAAAAGAGATGGAAAAGAGAGGGATCATGTTCGCCCCGATGGAGCTGTGCCAGGTATCGGAAAGGGGGTGA
- the metK gene encoding methionine adenosyltransferase: protein MKRFYTAESVTEGHPDKLCDLIADSILDACLKEDENSRVACEVLATKRNIIVAGEITSRFEPQVFEIIKKVLESAGYEAEEIHMDALIHKQSPDIAGAVERSRERRAGTVFVQSGLASGTGDQGIMIGYACDETPQLMPMPVVLANRIVRELSASRRSGYITGILPDGKAQVTVEYEDDRPARLDTVIVSCQHEKEKSLRKLEHEIREKVLRPALRMLPPDEDTKILINPSGRFVCGGLDADTGLTGRKLMVDTYGSLVPHGGGAFSGKDCSKVDRSGAYMARYIAKNMVAAGLASRCQVSLAYAIGVAQPVMVQVDTFGTGKICADDCLAAAIPLVFGLTPSQICDTLHLKRPIYRQSAVFGHFGRKEFPWEKTDKAEQLRDTVM from the coding sequence ATGAAACGATTTTATACAGCAGAATCCGTAACAGAAGGACATCCGGATAAGCTCTGCGACCTGATCGCAGACAGCATTCTGGACGCGTGTCTGAAAGAGGACGAAAATTCCAGAGTGGCCTGCGAGGTGCTGGCGACCAAAAGGAACATCATTGTAGCAGGAGAGATCACCAGCCGATTTGAGCCACAGGTGTTTGAAATCATCAAAAAGGTGCTGGAGAGTGCAGGCTATGAAGCAGAGGAAATCCACATGGATGCCCTCATCCACAAACAGAGTCCGGATATCGCCGGGGCAGTGGAGAGATCCAGAGAACGAAGGGCAGGGACTGTTTTTGTTCAGAGCGGACTTGCCAGCGGTACCGGGGATCAGGGCATCATGATTGGCTACGCCTGCGATGAGACACCGCAGCTTATGCCGATGCCAGTGGTTCTGGCGAACCGCATTGTAAGGGAACTGTCTGCAAGCCGTAGAAGCGGATATATCACGGGAATCTTGCCAGATGGAAAGGCGCAGGTGACCGTGGAGTATGAAGATGACAGACCTGCCCGGCTGGATACCGTCATTGTGTCCTGCCAGCATGAAAAGGAAAAATCCCTTCGGAAGCTGGAGCATGAGATCCGGGAGAAAGTGTTACGCCCGGCACTCCGTATGCTGCCACCGGATGAGGATACCAAGATCCTGATTAACCCATCGGGCAGATTTGTGTGCGGAGGTCTGGATGCAGACACCGGACTGACCGGAAGGAAACTAATGGTGGATACCTACGGCAGCCTGGTACCGCATGGCGGCGGTGCATTCTCCGGGAAGGATTGTTCCAAAGTTGACCGTTCCGGGGCATACATGGCCCGTTACATCGCCAAAAACATGGTAGCTGCCGGACTTGCCAGCCGATGCCAGGTGTCCCTTGCCTATGCCATTGGGGTTGCCCAGCCAGTCATGGTGCAGGTGGATACCTTTGGAACGGGAAAGATCTGTGCGGATGACTGCCTCGCCGCAGCGATCCCTCTGGTGTTCGGGCTTACCCCAAGCCAGATCTGTGACACCCTGCACCTGAAGCGGCCAATCTACCGACAGAGTGCGGTGTTCGGGCATTTTGGAAGAAAGGAATTCCCGTGGGAGAAAACGGATAAGGCAGAGCAGCTCCGGGATACCGTGATGTAA
- a CDS encoding DUF3991 domain-containing protein, whose protein sequence is MPWIPEEEIKRAREITAIEYLKKYQPNRLKKSSARNEWELTDHDSFKINEQTSQWHWKSRDIGGTSALNFLIHVDGCSFLEAVQMLKDEYPTYIPPPVEAKPKKPFVLPTASPDCRRVFRYLKERGISGEVLQRCVHLGILYESLPYHNAVFIGRDENQVARYAFLRGIYDASGKSFKMEQAGSEKAYAFCVPAKSGCRRVAVYEACVDVLAHMTLEQRQGSRDKYRLELGGISAPKEGQSQRSMKKPQALEHFLSQHPEITEIEVCTDNDFAGRWACEHIRKAYEGSYRIIENLPEIEGADWADMAKMAARTPEKRQNREAR, encoded by the coding sequence ATGCCGTGGATTCCGGAAGAAGAAATCAAACGTGCAAGGGAGATCACCGCCATTGAATACCTGAAGAAATATCAGCCAAACCGTCTGAAAAAATCTTCAGCCAGAAATGAATGGGAGCTGACAGACCACGACAGCTTTAAGATTAACGAGCAGACCAGCCAGTGGCACTGGAAATCCAGAGATATCGGGGGCACCAGTGCTTTAAATTTCCTGATTCATGTAGACGGGTGTTCTTTTCTGGAGGCAGTGCAAATGCTGAAAGATGAGTATCCCACCTATATCCCTCCTCCAGTGGAAGCAAAGCCAAAGAAGCCATTTGTCCTGCCTACGGCCAGCCCAGACTGCCGCAGGGTGTTCCGCTATCTGAAAGAGCGGGGCATCAGTGGCGAGGTCTTACAGCGGTGTGTTCATTTGGGAATCTTATATGAGAGTCTGCCCTACCACAATGCCGTGTTCATAGGACGGGATGAAAACCAGGTGGCAAGATATGCTTTCCTGCGTGGGATTTACGATGCCAGCGGAAAGTCTTTTAAGATGGAACAGGCCGGAAGTGAAAAGGCATACGCTTTTTGTGTTCCGGCGAAATCGGGATGCAGACGGGTTGCTGTTTATGAAGCCTGTGTGGATGTGCTTGCCCACATGACATTGGAACAGAGACAAGGAAGCCGGGATAAGTACCGTCTGGAGCTTGGCGGGATCAGCGCACCAAAAGAAGGGCAGAGCCAGCGGAGCATGAAAAAGCCGCAGGCATTGGAACATTTTCTGTCCCAGCACCCGGAGATCACCGAGATCGAAGTGTGTACCGACAATGACTTTGCCGGACGGTGGGCGTGTGAACATATCCGAAAAGCCTACGAGGGAAGCTATCGGATTATCGAGAACCTGCCGGAAATCGAAGGGGCAGACTGGGCAGACATGGCAAAAATGGCTGCCCGTACACCGGAGAAACGGCAGAATAGGGAAGCGAGGTGA
- a CDS encoding ArdC-like ssDNA-binding domain-containing protein — protein sequence MDLTKFLGQDSQEQSAQRLSKEEYAAQKKQEREEIWGMIDGKAQEVFQNGDSLKGFLDFMGQCKPQRTDNLFLLYAQNPEIRQVKTFEKWKEEGKVVKTGSKGYNFIVGQEYEKDGVIQQGYSIQKAYDISQIRTKQPEEAEPKPMDQLMEALLTDSEVRIQIADNLPDKVQAQYIPNKRTIYVRNGMSENATFHSISRELACASLDHHDGSYSRAGVSAQAYCAAYVTAQKYGVDVSGFSFDKVCQMQAFGQKDPKELRSFIQDVKSAAYSIGKQVDRNLGKSEQEFMTDEFAIPEEKTEKPAKSKKSPER from the coding sequence ATGGACCTGACAAAATTTTTAGGGCAGGACTCGCAGGAGCAGTCCGCCCAGCGGTTATCGAAAGAAGAATATGCCGCACAGAAAAAGCAGGAGAGGGAAGAAATCTGGGGTATGATCGATGGAAAGGCACAGGAGGTCTTCCAGAATGGGGACTCCTTAAAAGGATTCCTTGATTTTATGGGACAGTGCAAGCCGCAGAGGACAGACAACCTGTTCCTGCTTTATGCACAGAATCCGGAGATCCGGCAGGTCAAGACCTTTGAAAAATGGAAGGAAGAAGGCAAGGTAGTCAAGACCGGAAGCAAGGGATACAACTTCATTGTCGGACAGGAATATGAAAAGGACGGTGTCATCCAGCAGGGGTACTCCATCCAGAAAGCCTATGACATCAGCCAGATCCGTACCAAGCAGCCAGAAGAGGCAGAGCCAAAGCCGATGGACCAGCTGATGGAAGCACTGCTGACCGACAGCGAGGTACGGATTCAGATCGCAGACAATCTGCCGGATAAGGTACAGGCACAGTACATCCCGAATAAGCGGACGATCTATGTCCGAAATGGCATGAGCGAAAATGCAACGTTCCATTCCATCAGCCGGGAGCTGGCCTGTGCATCCCTTGACCATCACGATGGAAGCTACAGCCGGGCAGGGGTATCGGCACAGGCCTATTGTGCGGCGTATGTGACAGCACAGAAATACGGCGTGGATGTCTCCGGTTTTTCCTTTGACAAGGTATGCCAGATGCAGGCATTCGGACAGAAAGATCCGAAAGAACTCCGCTCCTTTATCCAGGATGTAAAGAGTGCAGCCTATTCCATTGGCAAGCAGGTAGACCGCAACCTTGGCAAAAGCGAGCAGGAATTTATGACCGATGAATTTGCCATCCCGGAGGAAAAAACGGAGAAACCTGCCAAGAGTAAAAAGTCTCCGGAACGCTGA
- a CDS encoding plasmid mobilization protein, whose amino-acid sequence MRKRNHVIPVRLNAKELRFLEEQVEKSGLSREEYIRSIVMGGEVRARPCEHHTELLRKISGLCNNANQLAHVANGCGMAGEESIREMLRMTKETWRLVKEEW is encoded by the coding sequence ATGAGAAAAAGGAACCATGTGATACCAGTCCGCCTCAATGCAAAAGAGCTGCGTTTTCTGGAAGAGCAGGTAGAAAAAAGCGGCCTGTCCCGTGAGGAATACATCCGTTCCATTGTCATGGGTGGCGAAGTCCGGGCAAGACCCTGTGAGCATCATACGGAGCTTTTGCGGAAAATATCCGGTCTGTGCAACAACGCCAATCAGCTTGCCCATGTAGCCAACGGCTGTGGGATGGCCGGGGAAGAGAGTATCCGGGAAATGCTCCGCATGACGAAAGAGACATGGAGGCTGGTCAAAGAGGAATGGTAG
- a CDS encoding PcfB family protein, translated as MNYGGDAADQIVRYSLDGVDHGLRLSGTLAKHLAVFVAAVLKDQKKTRGKTRMVRMLKENKPLKFFTVPSDRLREFCSEGRKRGLLYVIIRDKKNPEMSEVMVFADDAAKVNRVMDKMNLDFVRSEVGEAVHEVTAGMEAPETEAVQETVQMPEGEVQFEISDLDEAFQVGDMDFSEEEKNQNHPEKEFSEPENFIPVQEEGEENLSGSSLHSRNISTGQEKGTDAGQREQERPSVRRELENIKREKAEESQKRSREKNRGPRKTQKKARKKRKVKAR; from the coding sequence ATGAATTATGGAGGCGATGCGGCGGACCAGATCGTCCGGTATTCCCTAGACGGCGTGGACCACGGGCTCAGGCTTTCGGGTACGCTGGCAAAGCATCTGGCGGTATTTGTTGCCGCCGTATTAAAAGACCAGAAGAAAACGAGGGGCAAGACCAGAATGGTGCGGATGTTAAAGGAGAACAAGCCATTGAAGTTCTTCACTGTGCCATCTGACCGCCTGCGTGAATTCTGCAGTGAGGGCAGGAAACGAGGACTGCTCTATGTGATCATCCGGGATAAAAAGAACCCGGAGATGAGCGAGGTCATGGTCTTTGCCGATGATGCAGCCAAAGTCAACCGTGTCATGGATAAGATGAACCTTGATTTTGTAAGGAGCGAAGTCGGGGAAGCTGTCCATGAGGTAACCGCCGGAATGGAAGCACCGGAAACCGAAGCAGTACAGGAAACTGTGCAGATGCCGGAGGGCGAGGTGCAGTTTGAAATCAGCGATCTGGACGAAGCATTCCAGGTCGGTGACATGGACTTTTCTGAAGAGGAAAAGAACCAGAATCATCCCGAAAAGGAGTTTTCCGAACCGGAAAATTTTATCCCGGTGCAGGAAGAGGGGGAAGAGAATCTGTCCGGCTCTTCCTTGCACAGCAGAAATATTTCTACCGGGCAGGAAAAAGGGACTGATGCAGGGCAGAGGGAACAGGAGCGTCCCAGTGTCCGCCGGGAGCTGGAGAACATCAAACGGGAGAAAGCAGAGGAATCCCAGAAGCGGAGCCGGGAAAAGAACCGTGGACCAAGGAAAACGCAGAAGAAAGCAAGAAAGAAACGAAAGGTGAAAGCGAGGTAG
- a CDS encoding DUF4314 domain-containing protein, which translates to MTQERIEAMRRRYPPGTEVMLNSMEGESHMPPGLKGKVDMVDDAGQIHVNWENGSSLALVPGVDSFHITDLPRAERPKQQPSR; encoded by the coding sequence ATGACACAAGAAAGAATAGAAGCCATGCGGAGAAGATATCCGCCGGGAACCGAGGTCATGCTTAACAGCATGGAGGGGGAGAGCCACATGCCACCCGGCTTAAAAGGTAAGGTGGATATGGTAGACGATGCAGGGCAGATCCACGTAAACTGGGAGAATGGAAGCAGCCTTGCCCTCGTTCCGGGAGTGGACAGCTTCCACATTACGGACCTGCCAAGAGCAGAGAGGCCCAAACAGCAGCCATCCCGGTAA
- a CDS encoding relaxase/mobilization nuclease domain-containing protein, producing MAYTSIIPVSRLDNSITYIRNKDKTTKKGQSAGSLEEAIDYAMNRDKTERSVFEDAIGCVCETAYQDMVATKKRYHKMDGVQGYHLVQSFVKGEVTPELAHQIGMEMAERLLQGKYEAVITTHLNTEHYHNHIVFNSVSMEDGKKYHSNSRSYYEDVRKASDALCLKYGLSVIEPKNGKGKSYAQWMAEQDGKPTWRTSIRLDIRDAVAESFTWKQFLEQMKQRGYQWKLNRKYIALKAPGMERYIRLRSLGKHYSEESIRQWILQPKSRIPAGKEGDSRFPKKKLKGIQALYYSYLYQMGALKQKPKRISPVLRADIRKLDARIEQMEFLQKHQITSREELLAYRTSLEERVQALTKERKRLYRSEPDSVRIGQITEELKPLRKDIRICIRIEQQSQEMEEKMRLAEQIQRQEEEQTEKNRKPRTESR from the coding sequence ATGGCATACACCAGTATCATCCCGGTCAGCCGTCTGGACAATTCCATCACGTACATCCGAAACAAGGATAAGACCACCAAGAAAGGGCAGAGTGCCGGCTCTCTGGAAGAAGCCATCGATTACGCCATGAATCGGGACAAGACGGAGCGTTCCGTTTTTGAGGATGCCATCGGCTGCGTCTGTGAGACTGCCTATCAAGATATGGTAGCTACGAAGAAACGATACCACAAGATGGACGGAGTACAGGGGTACCATCTGGTGCAGAGCTTTGTCAAAGGGGAAGTCACCCCGGAGCTTGCTCACCAGATCGGCATGGAAATGGCAGAAAGGCTCCTTCAGGGAAAATACGAAGCAGTCATCACCACCCATCTGAATACGGAGCATTACCACAACCACATCGTGTTTAATTCCGTGAGCATGGAAGATGGGAAAAAGTACCACAGCAACAGCAGGAGTTACTATGAGGATGTGCGGAAAGCTTCGGATGCCTTATGCCTGAAATACGGCTTATCTGTCATCGAACCGAAAAACGGCAAAGGGAAATCCTATGCACAGTGGATGGCAGAACAGGACGGAAAGCCGACCTGGAGAACCTCGATCCGTCTGGACATCCGGGATGCTGTGGCAGAGAGCTTCACATGGAAACAGTTTCTGGAACAGATGAAGCAGAGGGGATACCAGTGGAAGCTGAACCGGAAGTACATTGCATTAAAAGCACCGGGGATGGAACGGTATATCCGTCTGCGGAGCCTTGGGAAGCATTACTCGGAAGAGAGCATCCGGCAGTGGATCTTGCAGCCCAAGAGCAGGATACCTGCTGGAAAAGAAGGAGATTCCAGATTCCCGAAAAAGAAGTTAAAAGGGATACAGGCCCTGTACTATTCCTATCTGTACCAGATGGGTGCACTAAAGCAGAAGCCGAAAAGGATTTCCCCGGTGCTCCGGGCAGACATCCGAAAACTGGATGCCAGGATCGAGCAGATGGAATTTCTACAGAAGCATCAGATTACTAGCCGTGAAGAGCTACTCGCCTACCGCACATCGTTGGAAGAGAGGGTACAGGCACTCACGAAAGAGCGGAAGCGGCTCTACCGGAGCGAACCGGACAGTGTCAGGATCGGTCAGATCACCGAAGAACTGAAGCCGCTTCGAAAGGATATCCGCATTTGTATCCGGATCGAACAGCAGTCCCAGGAGATGGAAGAAAAGATGCGTCTGGCAGAGCAGATCCAGAGACAGGAAGAAGAACAGACGGAGAAAAACAGAAAACCGAGAACAGAAAGCAGGTGA
- a CDS encoding class B sortase → MKKKPKTGILQRFFKIICLAVTLTSAGFLIYHMVYLPMENKKLMAELKGNFPEPEAPGASGSEKKDQPAGRKCPVAAVDLVSLREQYPDVQGWLTIPDTGIDYPVLQSEQENGEFYLKRNYKKEYDINGSLFLQADCKVSESRNLIIYGHNMNSGAMFGNLDLYADETYYQEHPFAYLQTEDSIQEYRIVTVLKADRNLFPFQQKLADAEAVQEYLKAAKQREVFETGDDYLKCIYDKVLTLVTCSYEWSGARNIVLAVPVSGAVWSQKCS, encoded by the coding sequence ATGAAGAAAAAACCAAAGACAGGAATCTTACAGAGGTTTTTCAAGATCATCTGCCTTGCAGTGACGCTGACAAGTGCCGGGTTTCTGATTTACCACATGGTATATCTTCCAATGGAGAACAAAAAGCTGATGGCAGAGCTGAAAGGGAATTTCCCGGAGCCGGAAGCTCCGGGAGCCTCAGGCTCTGAAAAGAAAGACCAACCAGCTGGAAGAAAATGCCCGGTGGCTGCGGTAGACCTTGTTTCTCTTCGGGAACAATACCCGGATGTGCAGGGATGGCTGACAATACCGGATACCGGGATTGATTACCCGGTGCTTCAGTCCGAACAGGAGAATGGGGAGTTTTACCTGAAACGGAATTACAAAAAGGAATATGACATCAACGGAAGCCTGTTTTTACAGGCAGACTGTAAAGTGTCTGAAAGTCGGAACCTTATCATTTACGGTCACAACATGAACAGTGGGGCAATGTTCGGAAATCTGGACTTATATGCAGATGAAACGTACTATCAGGAGCATCCCTTTGCTTATCTTCAGACAGAGGATAGCATTCAGGAATACCGAATTGTCACGGTGCTGAAAGCAGACAGGAATTTGTTCCCATTCCAGCAGAAACTCGCAGATGCGGAGGCAGTGCAGGAATATTTAAAAGCAGCTAAGCAGAGGGAAGTGTTCGAAACCGGGGATGATTACCTGAAGTGTATATACGATAAGGTTTTGACGCTCGTCACGTGTTCATATGAATGGAGCGGTGCCAGGAACATCGTCCTGGCGGTGCCGGTTTCCGGGGCAGTGTGGAGTCAGAAGTGTTCGTAA